A window of the Bradyrhizobium diazoefficiens genome harbors these coding sequences:
- a CDS encoding winged helix-turn-helix domain-containing protein, whose translation MSRAPKPLPLSTTQARQIWLRAQRLDTRAPFGEGAQAVAEAIAHLGYVQIDTINVIERCHHHILFSRIPSYRRADLREAQSVDRSVFEYWTHALSYVPSNDFRFFLPAMREHKREGHRWYASVTPSDTRKVMRLLRAGPLTIRDIEDDVLTEKEHLWQSRKPSKRALQLAFYTGVATVSARQGMLKTYDLMTRHFGWDKVPKPASAKEITAYLLDRALRAQGVVSLDSICHLDAPSKKPVASLIAARVRRGELVPVAVEGAGKQEHWATPAALEPAEVSPDLVHILSPFDPLIIQRKRTNLIFGYNHLFEAYVPKAKRKLGYFALPVLVGDEIVAALDLKTDRQAKKLLMQKWTWLGQGKKLAGRKELKQKIEDELERFERFQLAE comes from the coding sequence ATGTCCCGCGCACCAAAACCCCTCCCGCTTTCGACGACACAGGCCCGGCAGATCTGGCTGCGCGCCCAGCGGCTCGACACGCGCGCACCGTTTGGCGAGGGCGCGCAGGCCGTCGCGGAGGCGATCGCCCATCTCGGCTATGTGCAGATCGACACCATCAACGTGATCGAGCGCTGCCACCATCACATCCTCTTCAGCCGCATCCCGTCCTATCGCCGCGCCGATCTGCGTGAGGCCCAGAGCGTCGACAGAAGCGTGTTCGAATACTGGACCCATGCGCTGTCCTACGTGCCGTCGAACGATTTTCGTTTCTTCCTGCCGGCGATGCGCGAGCACAAGCGCGAGGGGCACAGATGGTATGCCTCGGTGACGCCGTCCGACACGCGCAAGGTGATGCGGCTGTTGCGGGCCGGCCCGCTGACGATCCGCGACATCGAGGACGACGTGCTCACCGAGAAGGAGCATCTGTGGCAGAGCCGAAAACCCTCGAAGCGGGCACTTCAGCTTGCCTTCTACACCGGCGTCGCGACCGTCAGCGCGCGCCAGGGCATGCTCAAGACCTATGATCTGATGACGCGACATTTCGGCTGGGACAAGGTGCCGAAGCCGGCCTCGGCCAAGGAGATCACGGCCTATCTGCTCGACCGCGCGCTGCGCGCGCAAGGTGTGGTCAGCCTCGATTCGATCTGCCATCTCGATGCGCCGAGCAAGAAGCCGGTGGCAAGCCTGATCGCCGCGCGCGTCCGCCGCGGCGAGCTCGTGCCTGTCGCGGTCGAGGGCGCCGGCAAGCAGGAGCATTGGGCGACGCCCGCGGCGCTCGAGCCTGCCGAGGTATCGCCCGATCTCGTCCACATCCTGTCGCCGTTCGATCCGCTGATCATCCAGCGCAAGCGCACCAATCTCATCTTCGGCTACAACCATCTGTTCGAGGCCTATGTGCCGAAGGCCAAGCGCAAGCTCGGCTATTTCGCGCTGCCCGTGCTGGTCGGCGACGAGATCGTTGCCGCGCTCGATCTCAAGACCGACCGGCAGGCCAAGAAGCTCTTGATGCAGAAATGGACCTGGCTCGGGCAGGGCAAGAAGCTAGCGGGGCGCAAGGAGCTCAAGCAGAAGATCGAGGACGAGCTCGAGCGGTTTGAGCGGTTTCAGCTCGCGGAGTGA
- a CDS encoding NAD(P)-dependent oxidoreductase produces the protein MRGDLTLSVERSGEVSAMPQPKVAFVGFGEAAQCFASHLAAQTGAPIVAFCQGKTNAPPYSQAFLAVAARCGVTLVERLDDLSEADVIFSAVVVAVATEMGEAIARILRPGCLVVDINAATPRTKKRVAEVVEARGGVFADANLMGSVDLYGAAVPLYTSGSGAERFAETFRPFGFHIEVAGPEAGTAAAVKMLRSVVTKGMEALLVEALTAATLAGVRRETMRGLCQSMDATTFSKFLDMCVRSDVLHAERRAVEMDGVAAGLRELGFDPLMTSATAERLRVSARLELREEFARRSGYSADEVLDTYAHMLSDLGGEPRGTRDLQERP, from the coding sequence GTGCGCGGAGACCTCACCCTTTCCGTCGAGCGATCCGGAGAAGTTTCAGCCATGCCGCAGCCCAAGGTCGCCTTTGTTGGATTTGGCGAAGCCGCGCAATGCTTTGCGTCGCATCTGGCAGCTCAGACCGGAGCGCCGATCGTCGCATTCTGTCAGGGCAAGACCAACGCACCGCCCTACTCCCAAGCCTTTCTTGCGGTCGCGGCCAGATGTGGCGTCACGCTGGTCGAACGGCTCGACGACCTGTCGGAGGCGGACGTAATATTTTCCGCCGTTGTCGTTGCCGTCGCGACCGAGATGGGAGAGGCCATAGCCAGAATTCTGCGTCCCGGCTGCCTCGTAGTGGACATCAACGCGGCGACCCCGAGAACGAAAAAGCGTGTCGCCGAGGTCGTGGAGGCGCGCGGCGGCGTGTTCGCGGATGCGAACCTGATGGGCTCGGTCGATCTCTATGGCGCCGCAGTCCCGCTCTACACGTCGGGGAGCGGCGCCGAGCGCTTCGCAGAGACGTTCAGGCCATTTGGCTTCCACATCGAGGTGGCCGGCCCCGAAGCCGGGACGGCAGCGGCCGTGAAGATGCTTCGGAGCGTGGTGACGAAGGGTATGGAAGCGCTGCTGGTCGAGGCTCTGACCGCCGCAACGCTCGCCGGCGTGCGCCGTGAAACCATGCGCGGGCTTTGCCAATCCATGGATGCCACCACCTTCAGCAAGTTCCTGGACATGTGCGTCCGCTCCGACGTGCTGCATGCCGAGCGCCGCGCAGTGGAAATGGACGGCGTGGCGGCGGGCCTGCGGGAATTGGGCTTCGATCCCCTCATGACGAGCGCGACAGCGGAGCGACTGAGGGTCTCGGCGCGACTGGAATTGCGCGAGGAGTTCGCGCGACGCTCGGGCTATTCGGCCGACGAAGTGCTGGACACGTATGCGCATATGCTGTCCGACCTTGGCGGCGAACCGCGAGGCACGCGCGACCTCCAAGAAAGGCCTTAG
- a CDS encoding LacI family DNA-binding transcriptional regulator, which translates to MTSQTRRPQTVKVRDVARAAGVAVGTVSRVLNDHPTVTRELRERVERAMADLGYEVDVTAQSMRAGRSRLVACAIRDFDIPRFALFIKEAEAVLREAGYTLLLASTTNRPEVEISLLRAFRRRRVDGVMMTLSDEAHRDVRQALAEAPMPVLLIDRDSIEALDRVTADHRLGARLATSHLLGLGHRRIAMLVGDIKAFPSRSRLEGFREAYSAAGITPDSRLSGDNVLSSEDAYRATASLMNLADPPTALFVAAMDMLGGCLRALRTMRIAVGDGISVVTGSDSDLAELHTPPITAIEWDLAAMGRHAATMLLERMRGDEIELGRALIVPTELIIRGSSRSLAN; encoded by the coding sequence ATGACTTCGCAGACCCGCCGCCCGCAAACCGTGAAAGTCAGGGACGTGGCCCGGGCGGCCGGCGTCGCGGTCGGCACGGTATCCCGTGTACTCAACGATCATCCCACGGTGACCAGAGAGCTGCGCGAGCGCGTCGAAAGGGCCATGGCCGACCTTGGCTATGAGGTTGACGTCACGGCGCAGAGCATGCGCGCGGGACGGTCGCGGCTCGTGGCCTGCGCCATTCGCGACTTCGACATCCCGCGCTTCGCGCTGTTCATCAAGGAGGCCGAGGCGGTCCTGCGCGAGGCCGGATATACCCTGCTTCTGGCGAGCACGACCAACCGCCCCGAAGTCGAGATCTCCTTGCTGCGCGCCTTCCGCAGGCGCCGGGTGGATGGCGTGATGATGACGCTGAGTGATGAGGCGCACCGGGACGTGCGCCAGGCGCTGGCGGAGGCTCCGATGCCGGTCTTGCTCATCGACAGAGACAGCATCGAGGCGCTCGATCGCGTCACGGCCGATCATCGCCTGGGCGCACGCCTTGCGACCAGCCATCTGCTCGGTCTCGGGCACCGGCGGATCGCCATGCTGGTCGGCGATATCAAGGCCTTTCCGTCGCGCAGCCGCTTGGAGGGATTCCGTGAGGCGTATTCGGCGGCGGGCATCACGCCGGATTCGAGACTGTCGGGAGACAATGTGCTCTCGAGCGAAGACGCCTATCGGGCGACGGCGTCGCTCATGAATCTCGCGGATCCTCCGACGGCGCTCTTCGTCGCGGCGATGGACATGCTCGGCGGCTGCCTGAGAGCGCTACGGACCATGCGCATTGCGGTCGGGGACGGGATCTCCGTGGTGACCGGGAGCGATTCCGACCTAGCTGAACTGCATACCCCGCCGATTACCGCGATCGAGTGGGATCTGGCGGCGATGGGCCGCCACGCAGCGACAATGCTGCTGGAGCGGATGCGCGGCGATGAGATCGAACTTGGCCGCGCTCTCATTGTGCCGACGGAGCTGATCATTCGCGGGTCGAGCCGGTCTCTTGCGAACTGA
- a CDS encoding type II toxin-antitoxin system PemK/MazF family toxin gives MQRGQVWTAAGGKDYAGKPRPVVVVQDDDFDATESITVCPITTYETQAPLFRLQVEPDDRNGLRVTCHLMVDKITTVPKSKMGALIGRLDDEDLLRLNRALLVFLGLAGSQKATRAD, from the coding sequence ATGCAGAGAGGCCAGGTTTGGACAGCAGCCGGCGGAAAGGACTACGCGGGGAAACCACGTCCGGTCGTTGTCGTGCAGGACGACGATTTTGACGCAACAGAATCGATTACGGTTTGCCCAATAACAACATACGAAACTCAGGCGCCGCTCTTCAGGTTGCAGGTCGAACCGGACGATCGCAACGGACTCCGAGTGACTTGCCACCTGATGGTCGACAAGATCACCACGGTGCCGAAATCCAAGATGGGGGCACTGATCGGGCGCCTCGATGATGAGGATCTCTTGCGCCTCAACCGGGCTCTGCTGGTGTTTCTCGGGTTGGCCGGCTCACAAAAAGCCACCCGCGCAGATTAG
- a CDS encoding antitoxin MazE family protein has product MVTCNRMERPMPSSSKSKSSRAKVREHRERLRAQGLRPIQIWVPDVRSASFKAEAHRQSLAAASSPHEYEDQAFVDAISDWPGEIE; this is encoded by the coding sequence ATGGTTACATGTAACCGAATGGAGAGACCTATGCCGTCCTCGTCCAAGTCAAAGTCGTCGCGGGCGAAGGTCCGCGAGCATCGAGAGCGGCTTCGCGCGCAAGGACTCCGCCCGATCCAGATATGGGTCCCTGACGTGCGCTCAGCGTCCTTCAAGGCGGAAGCCCATCGCCAGTCACTGGCGGCCGCATCGAGCCCTCATGAATATGAGGATCAAGCCTTCGTCGATGCGATATCCGACTGGCCTGGTGAGATCGAATAA
- a CDS encoding efflux RND transporter periplasmic adaptor subunit: MFVRSVLSSYSRLLAGVSLALMAAALAGCNDTVAQKAEPPRPVLVATAHYDAETPERSFVGTVRPRIESDLGFRVAGKVAKRLVEVGQTVEIGQPLATLDEVDLKLQAEQAVAEQTAATGVLAQAAAAEQRAKDLKAKGWTTDAAMDSSRAAADEARARLDRAVRSVELTKNSLSYATLNADARGVVTATLIEPGQVVAAGQTSIRVARFAEKEAVVAIPETLVGRAKSGAASVTLWSEPDKKYTAKLREIAPTADSATRTYLAKFSLPEADDKVSLGMTATLTLSDAATERVARLPLSALFNEGGKPSFYVVDDNGAVTLKPVAVKSYDSNDVVITSGVDEGAKIVTLGVQKLDPGQKVRVVSSLSF; encoded by the coding sequence ATGTTCGTTCGGTCCGTTTTGTCCAGCTATTCCAGGCTCTTGGCGGGTGTGTCGCTGGCCCTGATGGCCGCTGCGCTGGCCGGGTGTAATGATACCGTGGCGCAAAAAGCCGAGCCGCCGCGGCCGGTCCTGGTCGCGACCGCCCATTATGATGCCGAGACCCCGGAGCGCAGCTTCGTCGGCACCGTCAGGCCCCGGATCGAGAGCGATCTCGGCTTCCGCGTCGCCGGCAAGGTCGCTAAGCGTCTCGTGGAAGTCGGCCAGACCGTCGAGATCGGACAGCCGCTCGCCACCCTCGACGAGGTCGATCTGAAACTGCAGGCCGAGCAGGCCGTCGCCGAGCAGACCGCCGCCACCGGCGTGCTGGCCCAGGCTGCCGCGGCCGAACAGCGTGCCAAGGATTTGAAGGCCAAGGGCTGGACCACCGACGCGGCCATGGATTCGAGCCGCGCCGCCGCCGACGAGGCACGTGCGCGCCTCGACCGCGCCGTCCGCTCGGTCGAGCTGACCAAGAATTCTCTTTCCTACGCGACGCTCAATGCCGACGCCCGTGGCGTCGTCACCGCAACGCTGATCGAGCCCGGCCAGGTGGTTGCCGCAGGCCAGACCTCGATCCGTGTCGCCCGCTTTGCCGAAAAGGAAGCGGTCGTCGCGATCCCTGAGACGCTGGTCGGACGTGCCAAGTCGGGCGCCGCCAGCGTCACTCTTTGGTCGGAGCCGGACAAGAAATATACGGCGAAGCTCCGCGAGATCGCGCCCACCGCGGATTCCGCGACGCGCACTTATCTCGCAAAGTTCTCGCTGCCCGAAGCCGACGACAAGGTTTCGCTCGGCATGACGGCGACGCTGACGCTGTCGGACGCCGCCACCGAGCGTGTCGCGCGGCTGCCGCTGTCGGCGCTGTTCAACGAAGGCGGCAAGCCGTCCTTCTACGTCGTCGACGACAATGGCGCGGTCACGCTCAAGCCTGTCGCGGTGAAGTCCTACGACAGCAACGACGTCGTCATCACCAGCGGTGTCGACGAGGGCGCCAAGATCGTCACGCTCGGCGTGCAGAAGCTCGATCCCGGCCAGAAGGTGCGGGTCGTGTCGTCACTGTCCTTTTAG
- a CDS encoding efflux RND transporter permease subunit — protein MKRFNLSAWAVSHPTLVLFLMLVLGVAGFFSYQKLGRAEDPFFTVKVVNVSVMWPGATAQEMQTQVADPIEKKIQELPYFEKVQTYSKPGFTALQVTFRDSTPPKDVPYLFYLLRKKLVDVQGQLPAGILGPVVNDEFSDVDSILYMMTGDGADYAQLKKVSEGFRQRLLKVPGVTKVDVYGNQDERIFVEFSHAKLATLGITPQALFDSLAKQNNVTPAGTVETSSQRVPLRVTGALDGAKAVAETPVESNGRVFRLGDIATVTHGYVDPPSFVVRQEGKPAIGIGVVTAKGANILDLGKEVEKATAEFMKAVPQGVDVNLIADQPKVVEHAVGEFVHSFMEALVIVLFVSFLALGWRTGIVVALSVPLVLGIVFIVMNTMSLDLHRITLGALIIALGLLVDDAIIAVEMMVVKMEQGWDRFRAASFAWESTAFPMLTGTLVTAAGFLPIGFANSAVGEYAGSIFWIVAIALVASWFVAVIFTPYIGVMLLPNIKVHHNHDPHAVYETRMYRGLRAIVQWCVNHRITVVAATVGVFIASIVGFGHVQQQFFPLSERPELFLQLRLPEGTAFNVTEKAVKKAETLLKDDKDIETYTSYVGQGSPRFWLGLNPQLPNEAFAEIVIVAKGVEARERVKAKIEGAVADGMLTEARVRVDRFNFGPPVGFPVQFRVIGPDANKVREIAYQVRDVMRQNKSVKDVQLDWNEQSPYLKLVVDQDRARAMGLTPQDVSQALSMLISGAQVTTVRDGIEKVGVVARAIPSERLDLGGVGDLTITSKNGVAVPLQQIAKIEYAHEEPIMWRRNRDMAITVRSDVVDGVQAPDVTSQITPKLQQIKDYLEPAYRIEPGGAFEESAKGNASIFILFPVMVMVMLTLLMIQLQSFSRLFLVFLTAPLGIVGASFGLNVANAPFGFVALLGLIALAGMIMRNAVILVDQIETDVSHGLTRREAIVEATVRRARPVVLTALAAILAMIPLSRSAFWGPMAITIMGGLFVATFLTLLYLPGLYALWFRKSLDEAGTPEQPAAPQHGSDDEHAIPLAEAAE, from the coding sequence ATGAAGCGCTTCAACCTTTCGGCCTGGGCCGTCAGCCATCCGACGCTGGTCCTGTTCTTGATGCTCGTGCTCGGCGTCGCCGGCTTCTTCTCCTATCAGAAGCTCGGCCGCGCCGAGGATCCGTTCTTCACCGTGAAGGTGGTCAACGTCTCCGTGATGTGGCCAGGCGCGACGGCACAGGAGATGCAGACCCAGGTCGCGGATCCCATCGAGAAGAAGATCCAGGAGCTGCCTTACTTCGAGAAGGTGCAGACCTATTCCAAGCCCGGCTTCACGGCGCTCCAGGTCACCTTCCGCGACTCCACGCCGCCGAAGGACGTGCCGTACCTCTTCTATCTGCTGCGCAAGAAGCTGGTCGACGTGCAGGGCCAGTTGCCGGCAGGCATTCTGGGACCGGTCGTCAACGACGAATTCTCCGACGTCGACTCCATCCTTTACATGATGACCGGCGACGGCGCCGACTACGCCCAGCTCAAGAAGGTCTCGGAAGGTTTCCGTCAGCGCCTGCTGAAGGTGCCCGGCGTGACCAAGGTCGACGTCTACGGCAATCAGGACGAGCGCATCTTCGTCGAATTTTCGCATGCGAAGCTCGCCACGCTCGGCATCACGCCGCAGGCGCTGTTCGACTCGCTCGCCAAGCAGAACAACGTGACGCCGGCCGGTACTGTCGAGACCTCGTCGCAGCGCGTGCCGCTGCGCGTCACCGGTGCGCTCGACGGCGCCAAGGCTGTGGCCGAGACCCCGGTCGAGAGCAACGGCCGCGTATTCCGCCTCGGCGACATCGCCACCGTCACCCACGGCTATGTCGATCCGCCGAGCTTCGTGGTGCGCCAGGAAGGCAAGCCCGCGATCGGCATCGGCGTCGTCACCGCCAAGGGTGCCAACATCCTCGACCTCGGCAAGGAGGTCGAGAAGGCGACGGCTGAGTTCATGAAGGCGGTGCCGCAGGGCGTCGACGTCAACCTGATTGCCGACCAGCCCAAGGTGGTCGAGCACGCCGTCGGCGAGTTCGTGCACTCCTTCATGGAAGCGCTCGTCATCGTGCTGTTCGTCTCGTTCCTGGCACTGGGCTGGCGCACCGGCATCGTGGTCGCGCTGTCCGTGCCGCTGGTGCTCGGCATCGTCTTCATCGTCATGAACACGATGTCGCTCGACCTGCACCGCATCACGCTGGGTGCGCTGATCATCGCGCTCGGCCTGCTGGTCGATGACGCCATCATCGCGGTCGAGATGATGGTGGTGAAGATGGAGCAGGGCTGGGATCGTTTTCGCGCGGCGTCGTTTGCCTGGGAATCCACTGCGTTTCCGATGCTCACGGGAACGCTGGTCACGGCCGCTGGCTTCCTCCCCATCGGCTTTGCCAATTCCGCGGTCGGCGAATATGCCGGCAGCATCTTCTGGATCGTGGCGATCGCGCTGGTCGCCTCCTGGTTCGTGGCGGTGATCTTCACGCCCTATATCGGCGTCATGCTGCTGCCCAACATCAAGGTGCACCACAACCACGATCCGCATGCGGTCTACGAGACCCGCATGTACCGGGGCCTGCGCGCTATCGTGCAATGGTGCGTCAACCACCGCATCACCGTGGTGGCCGCGACCGTCGGCGTCTTCATCGCTTCCATCGTCGGCTTCGGCCATGTTCAGCAGCAGTTCTTCCCGCTGTCGGAACGGCCTGAGCTGTTCCTGCAGTTGCGCCTGCCCGAGGGCACCGCCTTCAACGTCACCGAGAAGGCGGTGAAGAAGGCCGAGACGCTGCTGAAGGACGACAAGGATATCGAAACCTATACGTCTTACGTCGGCCAGGGCTCGCCGCGCTTCTGGCTTGGTCTCAACCCGCAGCTGCCGAACGAGGCCTTTGCCGAGATCGTCATCGTCGCCAAGGGGGTCGAGGCGCGCGAACGGGTCAAGGCCAAGATCGAGGGCGCGGTTGCCGACGGCATGCTGACCGAAGCGCGCGTACGCGTCGACCGCTTCAATTTCGGTCCGCCGGTCGGCTTCCCCGTGCAGTTCCGCGTGATCGGCCCCGACGCCAACAAGGTGCGCGAGATCGCCTACCAGGTTCGCGACGTCATGCGGCAGAACAAGAGCGTGAAGGACGTCCAGCTCGACTGGAACGAGCAGTCGCCCTACCTCAAGCTCGTCGTCGACCAGGATCGCGCCCGCGCCATGGGTCTCACCCCGCAGGACGTCTCCCAGGCGCTGTCCATGCTGATTTCGGGTGCGCAGGTCACGACCGTGCGTGATGGCATCGAGAAGGTCGGCGTGGTTGCGCGAGCGATCCCGTCCGAGCGTCTCGATCTCGGCGGCGTCGGCGATCTCACCATCACTTCGAAGAACGGCGTCGCCGTGCCGCTGCAGCAGATCGCCAAGATCGAGTATGCCCACGAGGAGCCGATCATGTGGCGGCGTAACCGCGACATGGCGATCACTGTGCGCTCCGACGTCGTCGACGGGGTGCAGGCGCCCGACGTCACCAGCCAGATCACGCCGAAGCTGCAGCAGATCAAGGACTACCTCGAGCCGGCCTACCGCATCGAGCCGGGTGGCGCGTTCGAGGAATCCGCCAAGGGCAATGCCTCGATCTTCATCCTCTTCCCGGTGATGGTCATGGTGATGCTGACGCTGCTGATGATCCAGCTGCAGAGCTTCTCGCGCCTGTTCCTGGTGTTCCTGACCGCGCCGCTCGGCATCGTCGGCGCCTCTTTCGGCCTCAACGTCGCCAATGCCCCGTTTGGCTTCGTGGCGCTGCTCGGCCTGATTGCGCTCGCCGGCATGATCATGCGCAACGCGGTCATCCTGGTCGACCAGATCGAGACCGACGTCTCGCACGGCCTGACCCGGCGCGAGGCGATCGTGGAAGCAACCGTTCGCCGCGCCCGTCCGGTGGTGCTGACGGCGCTTGCCGCCATCCTCGCCATGATCCCGCTGTCGCGCTCGGCCTTCTGGGGCCCGATGGCGATCACGATCATGGGAGGCTTGTTCGTGGCGACCTTCCTGACGCTGCTGTACCTGCCGGGCCTCTATGCCCTGTGGTTCAGGAAGAGCCTGGACGAGGCGGGGACGCCGGAGCAGCCTGCCGCGCCGCAGCATGGGAGCGATGACGAGCACGCAATTCCGCTTGCTGAAGCGGCTGAATAA
- a CDS encoding TetR/AcrR family transcriptional regulator, producing MTLVAEHIEGDTRDRILEVAERLFRVIGYQKTTVGDIAKELRMSPANVYRFFESKKAIHQAVARGLMGEVELEAQRIVAKPGPVKERFRELLTTIHRMNTERYVGDSKLHEMVEIAMQEDWDVCVTHMECIAGVIGQMIAQGAATGEFEAPDLQLASLCACTAMMRFFHPQMIAQCATKPGPSIDQMIDFVIAGLSPHH from the coding sequence ATGACACTGGTTGCGGAACATATCGAAGGCGACACCCGGGACCGTATTCTCGAGGTGGCCGAGCGGCTGTTCCGCGTAATCGGCTATCAGAAGACCACGGTCGGGGACATCGCCAAAGAGCTCCGGATGAGCCCCGCCAACGTCTATCGCTTCTTCGAATCGAAGAAGGCGATTCACCAGGCGGTGGCACGGGGGTTGATGGGCGAGGTCGAGCTGGAAGCGCAGCGGATCGTGGCGAAGCCGGGTCCGGTCAAGGAGCGCTTCCGCGAGCTGCTCACCACCATCCACCGCATGAACACCGAGCGCTATGTCGGTGATTCCAAGCTGCACGAGATGGTCGAGATCGCGATGCAGGAAGACTGGGACGTCTGCGTCACCCATATGGAGTGCATCGCCGGCGTGATCGGCCAGATGATCGCGCAAGGCGCGGCCACCGGCGAGTTCGAGGCGCCCGACCTGCAGCTGGCATCGCTATGCGCCTGCACCGCCATGATGCGCTTCTTCCACCCCCAGATGATCGCCCAGTGCGCCACCAAGCCGGGCCCGAGCATCGACCAGATGATCGATTTCGTCATCGCGGGTCTGTCGCCGCACCACTGA